The window GGCCCGTCAGGATCTGGAGGAGTACCTCCGCAACGAGGTGTGCAAGACCGAGCACGCCGAGATCCGCGAGCATCTCGAGAACTGCCCGTCCTGCCGGGACGAGGCGCTCGTGGCCACCACCCTCACCGAGGTCGTGGCGCGCGCCTGCAAGGAGACCGCTCCCGAGGAGCTGCGCGACCAGGTGTTCGCGCGCCTGCGCGAGGTGCAGGCCGCGCAGCACTGACTGGCCCGCTCGCGCGTCGGCGGCGGCCAATAGGCTGGTCGCATGGCCCTCATCGATGCACGCGGGATCCCCGCCGATCAGACCTCCGTCGACCGTCTGGCAGGGGAGGGGCTCGACTACCGGGTGCTCGACCTGGATGACGCCGCGGCGGTCGAAGCGTTCCAGCGCGCGCTGGCCCGTGGCTTCCTGGGCGCGGAACCCACCGCCGAGACTCTTGCGGACGGGCTGCCCACCGTGCGCGGCCGCCGCAACATCGGGGTCTATGAGCGCGACGTGGCGACCGCGCCGCACCCCGTCGCCACGATCGACTCCTGGGTGACGCCCATGACGGTGCCCGGCGGCGAGATCGGCCTGTGGGCGATCAGCGGGGTCACGGTCTCCGGGACGCACCGGCGCCGCGGTATCGCCCGCGCCCTGCTGGAGGGCGAGCTGCGCGCCGCCGCAGACGCCGGGGTCGCGGTCGCCGGGCTCACGGCATCGGAGGCGACGATCTACGGCCGCTACGGATTCGGGTCTGCCGTGCCGGTCGCGCGGTTCACGGTCGATACGCGGCGCGCGGGCTGGGACGGCCCCGCACCGCAGGGGCGCATCGAGTACCTGGATCGTGAGCAGCTCGCGCAGGAGCTCGGCGTGGTGCACGAGCGCTCGCGCGGTGCGCGGTCGGGACAGGTGCCGGGGTGGCGTGCGCGCTGGACGGGCCTCGCCGGTCTGCAGTCGTCGGACACCGACCGTGACCGCGTGCGGGGCGTGCGACACGTCGACGCCGACGGCGTGGTCCGCGGCGTGATGGCGTACGCGGTCAGCGAGAAGGGCGAGTCGTTCCGGTTCGCCCTGCACGTGCGACTGCTGGTCGCCGAGACTCCGGAGTCGATCGCGATGCTGTGGCGGTTCGCGCTGCAGCACGACCTGGTGGACGAGGTGACCGCCGACCTGCGCCCGCTCGATGATGCGCTGCCGTGGCTGGTCGCCGACCCGCGCGGCGTCACCCAGATCGTGCACGACCACGGCTGGCTGCGCATCCTCGATGTGCCTGCCGCCCTCACGGGGCGCCGGTACTCGTCTCCGCTCGACGTCGTGATCCGGGTGGACGACCCGCTGGGCTTCTCCGAGGGGGAGTGGCGCATGCGGGTGGACGGCGCGGGGCGTGCCGAGGTCGAGTCGGCCTCGGGCGAGGAGGCGGACGTCACGCTCTCGGTGTCGGCGCTGTCGTCGTTGTACGCGGGCAGCGTGCGCGCGGCCTCGCTGGCGGGTGCCGGCCGCATCAGCGGCTCCCCGGAGGCCGTGGGGGCGCTCGACCGGGCCCTGGCCGCATTCCCCGCCCCGTCGCTCGACATCTGGTACTGACCTCGAATCGAATAACTAGAAACCTCTTTACTGGAAAGAGCCTTTACTATAACCTCGCCTCAGAGCGGATGCCTGTCCGCTCTGCTCGACTTCCGCAACGAAGCTCTTGAGACGAGGTTTCCATGCACGTCAACCGCTGGAGGAAGACCCTTCCTCTCGTCGCCGGTGCCGCCGCCCTCGCGCTGGCACTGGCCGGCTGCACGCCCGGTGGCAGCGCATCCGGCACAGATCGCCCGCTGCGCATGTGGTCAGGGTCGATGACGCCGATCACCAACAACTTCAACCCGTTCGCGGTGGACACCGCGACACACATGACGTTCGGCGCGATCTACGAGCCGCTGTTCTTCTTCAACCAGCTGTCCGCCGACCCGCCGGTCGGGATGCTCGGCGACACGTACGAGTTCAGTGACGACGGCACCGTCCTCACCATCACGATCAAGCCCGACCTGAAGTGGAGCGACGGCGAGGACCTCACCGCCGAGGATGTCGCGTTCAGCCTGGGCTACGGATCGAACCTCGACCCCGACATGGTGTCCGCCGAGGCCACGGACGACACCACGGTCGTCGTGACGTACTCCTCCGCGAAGTTCACCGCGACCCCGCTCATCCTCGGCTCGACCTGGATCATCCCGAAGCACATCTGGTCGGACATCGACGACTACATGACCGAGACGAACCCCGAGCCGGTCGGGTCCGGCCCCTACATGCTCAAGTCGTTCACCGACGCCGCCTACACGCTCGAGGCGAACCCGCTCTTCCGCGACGGCCCGCCCGAGATCACCGAGGTGCAGGACATCGGCATCGACTCCAACCAGTCCTCTGAGGATCTGCTCAAGACCGGCAAGCTCGACTGGGTCGGCCAGTTCATCGCCAACCCGGACGGTGTGACCTCCAACGGCCGCATCAGCACGATGAATCAGCAGCAGGACCCGACCGTGATCGTCACCTGCGCCGACGCGTCGATGGGCTGCGCGGGTGCCCAGACCGACCCGGCCGTGCGCCAGGCGCTCAACCTCGCGATCGACCGAGCGGCCATCAGCAGCAAGGCGTTCGCCGGGCTGTCCGGCGAGGCGTCGCCCAGCTTCGCCCTGCTGCCGCGCGACGAGAAGTGGCTGAGCGATCCGTCCCTGGCGGTCAGCCCCCAGGAGCCCGACGCGGCGACCGCCGAGGGCATCCTGGAAGGCGCCGGCTACACCAAGGGCTCCGACGGCTTCTACGGCAAGGACGGCACCGCGATCGAGCTCGACCTGTTCTCGCCCGACGGCTGGACCGACTACAACGACGCCGCCAAGCTCATCAGCGCACAGGCCGCGGAGGCCGGCATCCGCGTGAACGCGCGCACGGTGTCGGAGGCCGAGTACTGGACGCCGATCTCGACCGGCGACTTCCAGCTCGCCCTCTACGGCATCACGCAGTCGCTGGTCGCCGACCCGTACTCCAACTACGACCAGTACTTCACCACGGCCGCCAGCGCCAAGGTCGGCGAGGAGCCCACCAAGGGACAGAACTACGCCCGCTACACCAACCCCGTCGTCGACGCCGCGGTGAAGCAGGCCGGCGCGACGCAGGACGAGGCGATCAAGAAGGAGGCGTACGCCGCGGTGCAGGCCGAGATCGCGCGTGACCTGCCCTACATCCCGGTCGTGCTGAACGCCTCGCAGTCGTTCTTCAACACGGCCGACTTCACGGGCTGGCCGACTGAGGACGACATGTACGCGGCACCACTGCCGTACCTGTCGACGGCCTCCGCGGTCATCCTCACGCACCTGCGCCCGGCGAAGAAGTAAGGCACAGCACCCATGGCTCGATCCGACGAGAGGAGAGGCTCGTGAAGTTCTGGATGCGCCGCATCGCGTTCTACATCATCACGCTCTGGGCCGCGATCTCCCTCAACTTCCTGCTGCCGCGGCTGCTGCCCGGCGACCCCGCCGCAATCATGCTGGGCAAGCTCCGGCGCGCGAACGGTGGACGACCGCTGTCCGAGGAGACGATCGCGGCGATCACCTCCATCCTCGGCGCGGAGAAGGGATCGACGCTGTGGGATCAATACCTCGCCTACTGGGGTCGGCTGCTGCACGGTGATCTCGGGGTCTCGTCGACCCGATACCCGGCCCCGGTAGGCGAGCTCATCGCCGCGGCTCTGCCGTGGACGGTGACGCTCGTCGGAGCAGCCACCATCATCTCGTTCGTGCTCGGGATCCTCGCGGGCGCCTGGGTCGGATGGCTCCGCGGGACCTGGGTCGACCAGCTGGTGCCGGTGACCACGTTCCTGCAGTCCATCCCGTACTTCTGGCTCGCGCTGGTGCTCGTCGCGGTGTTCTCGGTGCAACTGGGGTTGTTGCCGATCATCGGCGGCTACGACGTGTTCGAGTTCCCGGCGGGTCCGGAGTGGACACCCGCGTTCTTCGCGAGTGCGTTCGTGCACGCCCTGTTGCCGGCGGCCACGATCGTGATCTCCTCGGTCGGCGGCTGGCTGCTCGGGATGCGGAACATGATGGTGCAGACGATGTCGGAGGACTACGTGCTCACGGCGGAGGCGAAGGGGCTGCGGCCCTCCCGGATCCGCCGGGCCTATGCGGCCCGCAACGCGTCGATCCCGAGCCTCGCCGGCTTCGGCATCGCGCTGGGCTTCGTCGTTGCAGGCTCGATCGTGACGGAGCAGGTGTTCAGCTACCCCGGACTCGGCAAGCTCATGATCCAGTCCGTCCAGGGACTCGACTACGCCCTGATGCAGGGGGTGTTCCTCGTCATCACGCTGACCGTGCTGGCGGCCAACTTCCTGATCGACCTCCTGTACGGCTTCATCGACCCGAGGGTGCGCCGCGATGGCTGATCTGATCGTCTCCCCGTCCGAGTCCACGCACGCCGTGGCCGTCGCCCGGTCGGCGCGCCTGCGCCGCGGACTCCCGCGCCTGTCGGGCAAGCTCCTCGTCGGGATGATCGTGCTCGCCGCGATCGTGCTGTTCGGGCTGATCGGCCCGCTCCTGCTCGGCGATCCGCGTGACGCGAGCTTCGAGCCGCTGCTGCCGCCGAGCCCCGAGCACCCGTTCGGCACCACCAAGCTGGGCTTCGACGTGCTCGCGCAGGTCGCGACCGGCACGCAGGGCTCGCTCTTCGTCGGTGCGGTCGCGGGCGTCGTGGCGCTGTTCCTCGCGTTGGTGTTCGGCGTGCTCGCCGGCTATTTCGGCGGAGCGCTCGACGAGACCCTGATGCTCGCGACCAACATCATGCTCGTGATCCCCGGGCTCCCGCTCGTCATGGTGATCGCCGCCTACGTGCAGCACACGGAGGGCCTGGGCGACCTGGCCCGCAGCTCTCTGCTGGTGGCGCTGGTGCTCGGGATCACCGGCTGGGCGGGGTCGGCGGTGGTGCTCCGCGGGACGGCGCGGTCGCTGCGCACGAGGGACTACGTCGCCGCGGCGGTCGTCGCGGGCGAGCGACCGCTGCGGGTGATCTTCGTCGAGATCCTCCCGAACCTGGTGCCGCTGCTCGCCGCGCAGCTGATCTTCGGGGTGATCTTCGCGGTGCTCGGCGAAGCGGGGCTGTCGTACCTCGGCCTCGGACCGACCGGGTCGATCACCCTGGGCACGGTGCTCAACGACGCCCAGACCGGTCAGGCGGTGGGAAGCGGCGCCTGGTGGTGGTTCGTGCCGCCCGGCCTGATCATCGCGCTGATAGGCACGGCCCTGTCGCTGATCAACTTCGCGATCGACGAGATCGTGAACCCGAAGCTGCGCCTCGCGCCGGTGGCCGCGCGCCGCCAGCGCCGAGCACGTCGCGCCGGTCGTGGCGTCGGCGGGGAAGGAGCGGTCGCATGAGCGACGCGGTGCTGTCGGCGAGGAACGTGTCGATCGAGTACGAGGTGGATCCGCCGGTCAAGGCTGTCCGCGACGTGTCGTTGACGCTGAACCGTGGCGAGATCCTGGGGTTGGCGGGGGAGTCGGGGTGTGGGAAGACGACGCTCGCGTATGGCATGAACCGGTTGTTGAAGGCTCCGGCGTTGATGACCCAGGGCGAGATCGTGTTCCATGACCGGGATGGTCACGACATCGATGTGGTGGGCCTGGATGGGGAGGGGTTGCGGGCGTTCCGGTGGGACAAGATCTCGATGGTGTTCCAGGGGGCGATGAACTCGCTCAACCCGGTGATCAGTGTGCGGGCGCAGATCTTCGACATCTTCGACACGCACCGTCCGGGGATGAGCAAGAGGGCCAAGCAGGAGCGGGCGGAGGAGTTGCTGACGCTGGTGGGGGTGGATCCGAACCGGTTGACGAGTTTCCCGCATGAGCTGTCGGGCGGGATGCGGCAGCGGATGATGATCGCGATGGCGTTGGCGCTCGATCCGCAGGTGATGATCATGGATGAGCCGACCACGGCGTTGGATGTGGTGGTGCAGCGGGGCATCATCCGGGAGATCATGCGGTTGCGGGAGAGGTTGGGGTTCGCGGTGATCTTCATCACGCATGACCTGCCGATGCTGATCGAGATCAGCGACCGGATCGCGGTGATGCTGCAGGGGCGGATCGTGGAGCAGGGCACGGCGGAGGAGATCTACCGGACCCCGCAGCACGAGTACACGAAACGGCTGCTGTCGAGTTTCCCGTCGTTGACCGGGGAGCGGGGCGATTTCGTCCGCACGGGTATGAGCCAGGAGGTGGGGCGATGAGCGCGAACGATGCGGGCCGGGCCGGGACGCTGGAGGCGCGGAATCTGGTGAAGGACTTCACCCTGCGCTCCGGATTCCGCACGAGTGTGTTGCATGCGGTGAAGGACGTGTCGTTCACGATCGAGGCCGGGAAGACGGTCGCGCTGGTGGGGGAGTCGGGGTCGGGGAAGTCGACCATCGCGCGGATGCTGATGAAGCTGGAGACGCCCACCTCCGGGTCCATCCTCCTCGACGGTGTCGAGTCCGGCACCCGGGGTCGGGGGTTGGAGGCGTACCGGTCGGATGTGCAGATGGTGTTCCAGGACCCGTTCGCGTCGTTGAACCCGTTCCACACGATCGTGCATCACCTGGAGCGTCCGATCCGCCTGCACCACCCGAAGCTGTCCGGGACGGCGGTACGGGCGCGGGCGATCGAGCTGCTCGAACGGGTCCGGCTGACCCCGGGGGAGAGCTTCGCCGAGCGCCGCCCGCACGAGCTGTCCGGCGGGCAGCGGCAGCGCGTCGCGATCGCCCGGGCGCTGGCCCCAGGGGCACGGTTCATCGTCGCCGACGAGCCGGTGAGCATGTTGGACGTGTCGATCCGGCTCGGGGTCCTGAACCTGCTGGCCGAGCTGCAGCGGGAAGAGAACCTGGGCGTGCTGTACATCACCCACGACCTCGCCACAGCCCGCCACTTCTCCGATGAGATCATGGTGCTCTACAAGGGCGACGTCGTCGAACGCGGACCCGCCGACCAGGTCATCCTCCACCCGCAGCACGAGTACACCAAGACCCTCCTCGGCGCCGCCCCCGAACCCGAGAACCTCGGCCGCCTTCGCGACCACGTCCGCGCTGAACTCGGCATCGCCTGAGTCGGTCGCGGGGAAGGAACACACACCATGGCACAGATCGACCCAGGCACCTCGGCATGGCTGCGCACCAGGAACGATCGCGAAGCGCTGCGACTCATCCTCGAGCACGGCCCGCTGACCCGCACGCGACTCGGCGAGCTGTCCGGGATGTCGAAGCCGACCGCCACGCAGATGATCGCGCGACTCGAGCGCGCCGACCTCGTGCTGCCGGTGGGGGAGGTCGCGGGCAGTCGCGGCCCGAGCGCGGTGAGCTGGGGCGTGCGGACCGACCGGGTGGCGGGGGTCGCGGTGAGCATGCTCGACGGCAGCATCCAGGCGACGCTCGTCGACGCCACCGGCCAGGAGCATCCGGTGGTCGACCTTCCGGTGATCGGCGAGGAACGCTCGCCCGAGCAGGACATCGCGCGCGCCGTCGATGCCGCATGCGCCGCCGCCGGAGCCGACCGCGACACGATCGAGGCCGTGACGATCGGCGTGCAGGCCGCGGTGGGTCAGGGGCAGGACACCCTGTCGCTCACGGACTCGCTGCCGGGGTGGCCCGCGACGGGCGCCAGAGCCCGGATCGAGGCCGCGCTCGGTGTCGCGGTGACGCTGGAGAACGACGTCAACCTCGCCACGATGGCCGAGCGTGCGGTCGGCGTGGCCCAGGACGTCGACAGCTTCGCGTTCCTCTGGGCGGGTGTGGGCCTCGGTGTCGGCGTCGACCTGGGCGGCACCATCCACCGCGGCGCGCACGGCAGTGCCGGGGAGATCGGCTACCTGACCGTGGCCGCCGGCACCGGTCAGCCCGGAGCCGTGACCACGGATCTGCTCGGCTCGCAGGTGATCCTCGACCTCCTGCCCCCCGACGACGACGGCCTCGCCGCACTCGCGCTGCACGAGGAGGTGCTGCGGATGGTCGCCGACCGCATCGCGCTGACCATCGAGCCCGTGCTGGTCGTGCTCGACCCCGCCCTGATCGTGCTCGGCGGGCCGACCAACCTCGCGGGAGGACAGCGGCTCGCCGAGCTCGTGGCCGAGCGTGCCGCGGGAGAGGAACGGCCGACCCCGGAGGTGCGCCTGAGCGGAACGGGCGACAGCGCCGTGCTCCTCGGTGCCCGCCGGCTCCTGGTCGAGCAGATCCGCACGATCCTCGAAGACCGCATCCCCACCGACTGACGCCCACCGGGCACCCGCCCGAACAAGGAGGACAGATGAAACTCGCCATCGTCGGCGGAGGATCGACCTATACGCCGGAGCTGATCGACGGGTTCGTCCGGCTGCAGCGTGAACTGCCGATCGAGGAGCTCGTGCTCGTCGACACGGATCCCGACCGCCTGAGGCTCGTGGGCGGCATCTCCCGCCGCATGATGGCGCGGGGAGGGCATCCCGCGCGACTGCTCACGACCACCGACCTCGCGGCGGGTGTGAGCGACGCCGACGCCGTGCTCATCCAGCTCCGCGTGGGCGGCCAGGACGCCCGCGAGCAGGACGAGAGCTGGCCGCACGACGTCGACTGCATCGGGCAGGAGACCACGGGCCCCGGCGGACTCGCGAAGGCGCTGCGCACGGTCCCGGTGGTGCTGCGCATCGCCGACGTCGTGCGTCGCCACGCCAAGCCCGAGGCGTGGATCGTGGACTTCACCAACCCGGTCGGCATCGTCACCCGCGCCCTGCTGGAGGACGGGCACCGCGCCGTCGGACTGTGCAACGTGGCGATCGGCTTCCAGCGGCGTTTCGCCGAGGAGGCCGGAGTCGCGCCCGACCGCGTCGCCCTCGCCCACGTGGGGCTCAACCACCTCACCTGGGAGCGCGGCGTGTACATCGACGGCGTCGACCAGCTCCCCGCGGCCCTCGCGACGCGGGGGCGAGAACTGGCCGACACGGTCGAGCTCCCGCCCGCCCTGCTCGCGCAGCTCGGCGTGCTGCCCTCGTACTACCTGCGGTACTACTACGCGCACGACGAGGTGCTGCACGAACAGCGTCACCACGCGACCCGCGCGGTCGAGGTGCGCGCGATCGAGCACGAGCTGCTGGCGCTCTACGCCGACCCCTCCGTCGACACCAAGCCCGAGATCCTCGAGCGGCGCGGCGGGGCGTTCTACTCCGAGGCGGCCATCGAGCTGCTGATCGCGATCCGCGGGGGCGCCGAGGTGCCGCGCGTGGTGAACCTCCGCAACGACGGGGTACTGCCGTTCCTCCCCGACGACCACGTGATCGAGGTGCCCGCCCGGTATCGCGACGGTCGCTTCCTCGCCGAGCCCGTGGCGGCACTGCCCGACGACATCCGCGGACTGATCTCCGCGGTCGCAGGCTACGAGCGGCTCGCGCTCGACGCGGCGACCGCCGGCGGGCGTGACCGCGTGCTGCGGGCGATGCGTGCGCACCCGCTCGTCCTGCAGCACGAGCGCGCCGAGAAGCTGACCGATCTGCTGCTCGCCGCCAACGCGCGATACCTGGAGTGGGCGTGACCCGCCGCGACCGGAACCGGCTCGTCCTCGCGGCGGACGGCGGCGGCTCCAAGACCGACGTGGTGCTGCTCAACACCGCGGGAGAGGTGCTCGCGTGGGAGCGCGGGACCGGGTCGAGCCCGCAGATCGACGGACTCGCCCCGTCGGTCCGCGTGATCGACGGGCTCGTGCGGCGCGCCCTCGGCGACCGCGACCCGCGTGACCTCGACGTCGTGGGGCTGTACCTGTCCGGACTAGACCTCGCGGAGGAGATCGCGGCGTTCCGTGCGGCCATCGCGCCGCTGCCCTGGTCGCCGGGCGCGATCGTGGAGAACGACCTGCACGCACTCCTGCGCGCCGGAACCGACGCGCAGGACGCCGTCGCCGTGATCTGCGGCACGGGCATGAACGCCATCGGGGTGCGGGCGGATGGGGCGCAGGTGCGCTTCCCCGCGTTGGGCCCGCTCTCGGGCGACTGGGGCGGGGGCGCCGAACTGGGCGACGCGGTCGTATGGCACGCCGCACGGGCTGAGGACGGCCGGGGACCGCACACCCTGCTGGTCGAGCGGCTTCTCGCCGCGGTCGACGCCTCCTCGGTCGCCGCGCTCATCGAGGACGTGCACCTCGGACGACGGCCGGCTCAGGCCTTCGCGGCTCTCGCACCGCTGCTGTTCGAGGCGGCGGCCGCGGGGGACGAGGTCGCACGGCAGGTGGTGCGGCGTCAGGCGGACGAGGTCGTGGCGTTCGTGCGCGCCTGCGTCGACCGGCTCGGGCTGCGCGCGGTCGAGCTGCCGGTGCTGTTCGGCGGCGGAGTCGCACGAGGCCGAGACCCGCTGCTGCTCGCGAGCATCCACGCGGGGCTTGCGCAGCACGCGCCCTCAGCGCGGCTGGAGATCGTGGACGCGCCGCCTGTGCTGGGGGCGGCGCTCCTCGTGCTCGACGCCGCGGGGGCGGAGGCGACCGCGAAGGTACGCGCCCGCGACCACCTCAGCTCGGATCTTCGGCACGCGGCCGAACCCGTCGTGGCGCGCTGAGACCGCCCTCGCCGCAACGGGAACGGGCGCCGCGACCGAGTGGTCGCGGCGCCCGTTGCGGTCGAACGATCAGCCGAGGGTGACGGCCGAGCGCAGCAGCGTCGCCTGCTCCGCGGCGTGCACCTTCGACGATCCGGTCGCGGGCGAAGCGGACGCCGGGCGCGAGATCGGACGGAACGTGCGGTCGCCGGGGACATCCGCGAATGCGAGCGCGAGGAACGGCCAGGCGCCCTGGTTCTCCGGCTCCTCCTGCACCCACACGAGCTCGGCGTTCGGGTAGGAGTCGGTGATGGCCTTGAGCTCGTCGATCGGCGTCGGGTACAGCTGCTCCAGGCGCACCAGGGCCACCTCGGGGTTCGGGTTCTTCTCCAGCTCGGCGCGCAGATCCCAGTGCACCTTGCCCGAGTGCACGAGCACGCGCTTGACGGCGGAACGGTCGAGACCGCGGTCGTCGTCGATGACCGGCTCGAAACGGCCCTGCGTGAAGGCCTCGACCGGGCTCGTCGCACCGCGCAGGCGCAGCATCGCCTTCGGGGTGAACACGATCAAAGGCTTGCGCGGCCGGGCGTAGGCCTGGCGGCGCAGCAGGTGGAAGTGCGAGGCGGGGGTCGACGGACGCGCGACGATCATGTTCTCCTGAGCGCACAGCTGCAGGAACCGCTCGATGCGGGCGGAGGAGTGATCCGGTCCCTGGCCCTCGTAGCCGTGGGGGAGCAGGAGCGTGACGCTGGACTGCTGACCCCACTTCTGCTCGGCGGCGGAGATGTACTCGTCGATGACCGACTGGGCGCCGTTGACGAAGTCGCCGAACTGCGCCTCCCACAGCACGAGCGCTTCGGGCGCCTCGACCGAGTAGCCGTACTCGAACCCGAGCGCGGCGTACTCGCTGAGCAGCGAGTCGTAGACGAAGAAGCGGCCCTGCGCGTCGGACAGGTTCGACAGCGGCAGCCACTCCTGGCCGTTCGCCCGGTCGTGCAGTGCGGCGTGGCGCTGGACGAACGTGCCGCGGCGCGAGTCCTGTCCGGCGAGCCGCACCGGGGTGCCCTCGACCAGCAGCGACCCGAAGGCGAGGAGCTCGCCGAAGCCCCAGTCGATGTTGCCGTTGCGGCTCATGTCGAGGCGCTTCTCCAGCAGCTGCTGGATCTTCGGGTGCACCGTGAAGCCCTCGGGCTTGTTCACGAACGCGTCACCGATTAGCTGGATGACCTCGGCGGGGACGCCGGTGACCTCGGGCGCGCCCACCTGGTCCTCGACCGGCGGGAGCTCGGGCGCGATCGGCGTGGCACCCGTCTCGGCGGCGTGCGTCTCGGCGAAAGCGATCTCCAGGCGGTTCTGGAAGTCGGCCTTGGCCTCGTCGTACTCCTCCTCGGTGATGTCACCGCGACCGACCAGCGACTCCGTGTACAGGCGGCGCACCGACCGCTTGGCCTGGATGAGGTCGGTCATGAGCGGCTGCGTCATCGACGGGTCGTCGCCCTCGTTGTGACCGCGACGGCGGTAGCAGACCAGGTCGATCACGACGTCGCGGTGGAAGCGCTCGCGGTACTCGAACGCCAGCTGCGCGACGTGGATGACGGCCTCGGGGTCGTCGCCGTTCACGTGGAAGATGGGCGCCTGGATCGTCTTGGCCACGTCGGTCGCGTACACCGAGGTGCGGGCGTCGCTCGGGGTGGTCGTGAAGCCCACCTGGTTGTTGACCACGACGTGGATGGTGCCGCCCGTGCGGTAGCCGCGCAGCTGCGACATCTGCAGGGTCTCCACGACGACGCCCTGACCGGCGAAGGCCGCGTCGCCGTGCACGAGGATGGGCAGCCAGGCGAACGTGCCGATCGGCTTACGGTCCTGCTTGGCGCGGACGATGCCCTCCAGCACGCCGTCGACGGTCTCGAGGTGCGAGGGGTTGGCGGCGAGGTACACCGGGAGCGAGGAGCCGTCGTCGGCGACGAACGTGCCCTCCGTGCCGAGGTGGTACTTCACGTCGCCGGAGCCGCGCTGGTTGCCGGGCATCTGCGTGCCCTCGAACTCCCGGAACACCTGGCCGTAGGTCTTGCCGGCGATGTTGGTCAGCACGTTGAGGCGGCCGCGGTGGGCCATGCCGATCGCCGCGCCCTCGAGGCCCGCGGTCGCCGCGCCCTGGAGGATCTCGTCGAGCAGCGGGATGAGCGACTCGCCGCCCTCCAGCGAGAACCGCTTCTGGCCGACGAACTTCGTCTGCAGGAAGGTCTCGAACGCCTCGGCCTCGTTCAGCTTGCGGAGCACCCGCAGCTGCTCGTCGTGGCCGGGCTTCTGGTACTTGACCTCGACCTTCTCCTGGAACCAGCGGCGCTGCTCCGGGTCCTGGATGTGCATGTACTCGATGCCGAGTGTGCGGCAGTACGAGTCGCGCAGCACGCCGAGGATGTCGCGCAGCTTCGCCACGCGGCGCCCGCCGAAGCCGCCCGTGACGAACTCGCGGTCGAGGTCCCAGAAGGTCAGCCCGTGGCTCTCGATCTCCAGGTCGGGGTGCGAGCGCTGCACGTACTCGAGCGGGTCGATGTCGGCCATCAGGTGGCCGCGCACGCGGAAGGAGTTGATCAGCTCCTGCACGCGGGACTGCTTGTCGACGCGCTCGGCCAGGTCGACCGCGATGTCGGGGTTCCAGCGGATCGGCGCGTACGGGATGCGCAGCGCGGCGAAGATGTCGTCGTAGAACCCGCGCTGCCCGATCAGCAGCTCGTGCACCTTCTTCAGGAACTCGCCGGACCCTGCGCCCTGGATGACACGGTGGTCGTAGGTGCTGGTGAGCGTGATGGTCTTGCCGATCGCGAGCTCGTTGAGCGTCTTCTCGCTCGCGCCCTGGAACTCGGCCGGGTACTCGAGGGCGCCGGCGCCGATGATGCAGCCCTGGCCCTTCATGAGACGCGGCACCGAGTGCACCGTGCCGATGCCGCCCGGGTTGGTGAGCGACACCGTGGTGCCCTGGAAGTCGGTGGCGGTGAGCTTGTTGCCGCGGGCGCGGGTGACCAGGTCCTCGTACGCGGCGAGGTACTCGGTGAAGGTCATGGTGTCGGCGCGCTTGATGCTCGGCACCATGAGGGCGCGCGTGCCGTCGGGCTTGGGCAGGTCGATCGCGATGCCGAGGTTGACGTGCGCGGGGGCGACGACGGAGGGCTTGCCGTCGACCTCGGCGTAGAACACGTTCTGGCTGCGGAACTCGTCGAGCGTGCGGATGAGCGCCCAGCCGATGAGGTGCGTGAAGCTGACCTTGCCGCCGCGCGTGCGGGCCATGT of the Microbacterium sufflavum genome contains:
- a CDS encoding ABC transporter ATP-binding protein yields the protein MSANDAGRAGTLEARNLVKDFTLRSGFRTSVLHAVKDVSFTIEAGKTVALVGESGSGKSTIARMLMKLETPTSGSILLDGVESGTRGRGLEAYRSDVQMVFQDPFASLNPFHTIVHHLERPIRLHHPKLSGTAVRARAIELLERVRLTPGESFAERRPHELSGGQRQRVAIARALAPGARFIVADEPVSMLDVSIRLGVLNLLAELQREENLGVLYITHDLATARHFSDEIMVLYKGDVVERGPADQVILHPQHEYTKTLLGAAPEPENLGRLRDHVRAELGIA
- a CDS encoding ROK family transcriptional regulator, with the protein product MAQIDPGTSAWLRTRNDREALRLILEHGPLTRTRLGELSGMSKPTATQMIARLERADLVLPVGEVAGSRGPSAVSWGVRTDRVAGVAVSMLDGSIQATLVDATGQEHPVVDLPVIGEERSPEQDIARAVDAACAAAGADRDTIEAVTIGVQAAVGQGQDTLSLTDSLPGWPATGARARIEAALGVAVTLENDVNLATMAERAVGVAQDVDSFAFLWAGVGLGVGVDLGGTIHRGAHGSAGEIGYLTVAAGTGQPGAVTTDLLGSQVILDLLPPDDDGLAALALHEEVLRMVADRIALTIEPVLVVLDPALIVLGGPTNLAGGQRLAELVAERAAGEERPTPEVRLSGTGDSAVLLGARRLLVEQIRTILEDRIPTD
- a CDS encoding family 4 glycosyl hydrolase; translated protein: MKLAIVGGGSTYTPELIDGFVRLQRELPIEELVLVDTDPDRLRLVGGISRRMMARGGHPARLLTTTDLAAGVSDADAVLIQLRVGGQDAREQDESWPHDVDCIGQETTGPGGLAKALRTVPVVLRIADVVRRHAKPEAWIVDFTNPVGIVTRALLEDGHRAVGLCNVAIGFQRRFAEEAGVAPDRVALAHVGLNHLTWERGVYIDGVDQLPAALATRGRELADTVELPPALLAQLGVLPSYYLRYYYAHDEVLHEQRHHATRAVEVRAIEHELLALYADPSVDTKPEILERRGGAFYSEAAIELLIAIRGGAEVPRVVNLRNDGVLPFLPDDHVIEVPARYRDGRFLAEPVAALPDDIRGLISAVAGYERLALDAATAGGRDRVLRAMRAHPLVLQHERAEKLTDLLLAANARYLEWA
- a CDS encoding N-acetylglucosamine kinase, which produces MTRRDRNRLVLAADGGGSKTDVVLLNTAGEVLAWERGTGSSPQIDGLAPSVRVIDGLVRRALGDRDPRDLDVVGLYLSGLDLAEEIAAFRAAIAPLPWSPGAIVENDLHALLRAGTDAQDAVAVICGTGMNAIGVRADGAQVRFPALGPLSGDWGGGAELGDAVVWHAARAEDGRGPHTLLVERLLAAVDASSVAALIEDVHLGRRPAQAFAALAPLLFEAAAAGDEVARQVVRRQADEVVAFVRACVDRLGLRAVELPVLFGGGVARGRDPLLLASIHAGLAQHAPSARLEIVDAPPVLGAALLVLDAAGAEATAKVRARDHLSSDLRHAAEPVVAR